The proteins below are encoded in one region of Gemmatimonadales bacterium:
- a CDS encoding TonB-dependent receptor — protein AWDVITTQGASWFANPAERIGPSWATNPAGQPFSLNFVEREEAAGRSPFRTGHSQTYGLNVSGGTDALQYFLSGNFEQQEGIDPTNDMRRTGGRLNLTTAPMPSLRVTANVGYLTGLTNFPADGGFGGPVWSLIHGRPLLADSPSGGWTFGAPRDWQEAFFFSQGLDRVTGGLQLEHRPTGWLSQRLNLGIDRISENNINLIPRMNDRLLAVFGGGLGAGSKTIQDRSARTATVDFASTATAQLGSIESQTSVGLQLYRRIESRKTARGDAFPTGGLEALSSTARTSVSEDGVINNTTVGTFLQQQLSWQRRLFLTAGIRADDNSAFGSDFNAAVYPKIGLAWVVSDEPFGPSNLFNTLRLRASYGQSGQQPAAFAALRRYLPTTGGDGNPAVTPSAVGNPDLKPERGVELEAGFELGLLNERVGVDFTWYHKTTRDAIVAQELAPSAGFPGTRLANLGKIRNRGFELQVSTLLIESRPAALELLANIAHNNDEVLEVGNPNGFISLGNLRHQVGYPIASWFGPKIISADLNATGQAINVLCDNGSGGGVACASAPAVFHQRSLPTTTGSLAPTLTLFNRLRLTAMVEVSRGRWMIDGDMSGRCAESSTCRQLHEESAFTTSEVAGAQTRSSLNYALSDASYTKLREVSANYTLPEGWVRSLGAARGSVTLSAYNVATWTNFTGIDPETSISVGDVFGATSYGNTPPLTRIVGAVRLSF, from the coding sequence GCCTGGGACGTCATCACGACGCAAGGGGCCAGCTGGTTTGCCAACCCGGCGGAACGGATCGGCCCCAGCTGGGCAACCAATCCGGCCGGGCAGCCGTTCTCCCTCAACTTCGTCGAGCGGGAAGAGGCAGCCGGGCGGTCGCCGTTTCGGACCGGTCACAGTCAGACATACGGCCTCAATGTCAGCGGGGGTACCGATGCGCTCCAGTACTTCCTGAGCGGCAACTTCGAGCAACAGGAAGGCATCGACCCGACCAACGACATGCGGCGAACTGGCGGACGGCTCAACCTGACTACGGCACCAATGCCGTCTCTCCGCGTCACAGCCAATGTCGGCTACTTGACCGGGTTGACGAACTTCCCCGCCGACGGCGGGTTCGGAGGTCCGGTCTGGTCGCTGATTCATGGCCGGCCCCTTCTGGCCGACAGTCCGAGCGGCGGATGGACCTTCGGCGCCCCTCGCGACTGGCAGGAGGCGTTCTTCTTCTCGCAGGGGCTCGACCGCGTGACGGGTGGACTCCAGCTCGAGCATCGGCCGACGGGCTGGCTCAGCCAGCGCCTCAACCTGGGAATCGACCGGATCAGTGAGAACAACATCAACCTGATTCCCCGAATGAACGATCGGCTGCTGGCGGTCTTTGGCGGCGGGCTCGGCGCCGGCAGCAAGACCATCCAGGATCGCAGCGCGCGGACGGCAACGGTCGACTTCGCCAGCACCGCAACCGCTCAACTCGGGTCGATTGAGTCGCAAACCTCCGTCGGCCTGCAGCTGTACCGCCGGATCGAGAGCCGGAAGACCGCACGGGGCGATGCCTTCCCGACCGGCGGCCTCGAGGCCCTCTCGTCGACTGCCCGAACCTCCGTCAGCGAAGACGGGGTGATCAACAACACTACGGTGGGAACCTTCCTGCAGCAGCAGCTCAGCTGGCAGCGTCGCCTTTTCCTGACCGCCGGGATCCGTGCCGACGACAACAGCGCTTTCGGTTCGGACTTCAACGCCGCCGTATACCCCAAGATCGGCCTGGCATGGGTGGTGAGTGACGAGCCTTTCGGCCCATCCAACCTGTTCAACACGCTCCGCCTTCGCGCCAGCTACGGACAGTCCGGTCAGCAGCCGGCGGCCTTCGCCGCGCTCCGTCGCTACCTGCCCACCACCGGCGGCGACGGCAATCCGGCGGTAACACCGTCGGCGGTTGGCAATCCGGATCTCAAGCCCGAACGCGGCGTCGAGCTCGAAGCAGGTTTCGAGTTGGGGCTCCTCAATGAGCGCGTCGGGGTCGACTTCACCTGGTACCACAAGACAACCCGCGACGCGATCGTGGCCCAGGAGCTCGCACCATCCGCCGGCTTCCCGGGCACCCGATTGGCCAACCTTGGCAAGATTCGCAACCGCGGTTTCGAACTGCAGGTTAGTACCTTGCTGATCGAGTCCCGTCCCGCGGCGCTGGAGCTGCTTGCCAACATCGCCCACAACAACGATGAAGTCCTCGAAGTGGGTAATCCCAATGGGTTTATCTCGCTCGGCAACTTGCGGCACCAAGTCGGATATCCCATTGCGTCGTGGTTCGGCCCCAAGATCATCTCGGCTGACCTCAACGCTACCGGACAGGCCATCAACGTTCTTTGCGACAACGGAAGCGGCGGCGGGGTAGCCTGCGCCTCCGCACCTGCCGTGTTCCATCAGCGGAGTTTGCCAACCACGACCGGGTCACTGGCACCCACGTTGACGCTGTTCAACCGGCTTCGCTTGACGGCCATGGTGGAAGTCAGCCGCGGCCGGTGGATGATCGATGGCGACATGTCGGGACGGTGCGCCGAGAGCAGCACTTGTCGACAGCTGCATGAGGAGAGCGCCTTCACGACATCAGAGGTTGCCGGGGCGCAGACGCGGAGTTCCCTCAACTATGCCTTGTCCGACGCCAGTTATACCAAGCTGCGTGAAGTCTCGGCCAATTACACGTTGCCGGAGGGCTGGGTGCGTAGCCTGGGCGCTGCGCGCGGATCTGTTACGCTTTCCGCGTACAACGTGGCAACCTGGACGAATTTTACCGGTATCGATCCGGAGACCAGCATCTCAGTGGGGGATGTTTTCGGCGCCACCAGCTATGGCAACACGCCTCCGCTGACCAGAATCGTCGGCGCGGTCCGACTCTCCTTCTGA